From Rutidosis leptorrhynchoides isolate AG116_Rl617_1_P2 chromosome 3, CSIRO_AGI_Rlap_v1, whole genome shotgun sequence, a single genomic window includes:
- the LOC139899487 gene encoding F-box/LRR-repeat protein 12-like, with translation MGGDSNIRRCTRQLQIDYDIWCYIYEKLDSAIDQNLFALTCVTFRDIRNSSRKSLKLRCSTTTDFINSSIIDKLLSRHTQLQTLTLGCVDYCCHIRDSCLTPLLKYGSTLHSLHLDGCASVTVTGLILIASACPLLSVISLSLTSVSNPGLRILSKKCKSLKEVNLEYCTGVTDDGIFFLNQNCRQLRVLRISGCPNITGVGFRECSPTLARLEAYNCNLDPRTGVSQIVSGGGLEYLILGRTPPTYLTRPPVVLELIPLGGFCPKLKFLNIAWCSFSAADDVIAKISRGCPLLQEWNLTGCNGIGIYGWESIGLYCQNLEILHVADCKSLCDRGLLSIGAGCKRLSVIIVDENQYGLDGVCHFRSQRGDVEIKTVGAWDPFGVGWEVLNV, from the coding sequence ATGGGTGGAGATTCAAATATCCGGCGTTGTACTCGGCAACTTCAAATCGATTATGATATTTGGTGCTATATATATGAAAAATTAGACTCAGCTATTGATCAAAATTTATTCGCTCTAACCTGTGTCACTTTTCGTGATATTCGTAATTCGAGTCGTAAAAGCTTGAAACTCCGATGTTCAACTACTACTGATTTCATTAATTCCTCTATTATTGATAAACTGCTTAGCCGACATACACAATTACAGACCTTGACTCTTGGCTGTGTTGACTATTGCTGTCACATCAGAGACTCATGTTTAACCCCACTGCTAAAATACGGCTCTACATTGCACTCTCTTCATCTTGACGGGTGTGCTAGTGTCACTGTCACGGGACTTATATTGATTGCTTCTGCTTGTCCGTTGTTGTCTGTTATCAGTCTTTCTTTAACATCTGTTAGTAATCCCGGGTTGAGAATCTTATCAAAAAAATGCAAATCTTTAAAAGAGGTGAATCTTGAGTATTGCACGGGAGTTACCGACGATGGGATCTTTTTTCTCAACCAAAACTGTCGTCAACTCAGAGTACTCAGAATAAGTGGTTGTCCTAATATCACTGGCGTAGGCTTTCGAGAGTGTTCTCCAACTCTTGCTCGTTTAGAAGCTTATAATTGCAACTTGGATCCTCGTACGGGTGTTAGTCAAATTGTAAGTGGAGGTGGTCTCGAGTATCTAATTCTTGGTCGTACACCTCCTACTTATTTAACCCGCCCTCCAGTTGTGTTGGAACTTATTCCTTTAGGAGGATTTTGTCCAAAACTTAAATTCCTTAACATTGCTTGGTGCTCTTTTTCTGCTGCTGATGATGTTATAGCTAAAATCTCACGAGGTTGTCCTTTGTTACAAGAGTGGAACTTAACAGGATGTAACGGGATTGGGATTTATGGTTGGGAGTCTATTGGATTATATTGTCAAAATTTGGAGATACTTCATGTTGCTGATTGTAAAAGCCTTTGTGATAGAGGATTGCTATCGATTGGTGCTGGCTGCAAACGCCTGTCTGTGATAATCGTTGACGAAAACCAGTACGGTTTAGACGGAGTCTGTCATTTTAGATCACAAAGAGGGGATGTTGAGATCAAAACTGTAGGTGCATGGGATCCTTTTGGCGTAGGTTGGGAGGTTTTAAATGTCTAA